In the Populus trichocarpa isolate Nisqually-1 chromosome 8, P.trichocarpa_v4.1, whole genome shotgun sequence genome, GCTACACTGCAAAGTTAAGGGGGAAGACTGTGGTTGATTTTGTTGCCGGGGAGCTGTGCAAGAAACCCTTGTCTattgtgtttcttgaaaatatagacAAGGCTGATGTGCAGGCTCAAAAGAGCTTGTCACATGCTATTCAGACTGGTAAATTTGCAGATTCTCATGGGAGAGAAATTGGAATCAGCAATGCAATATTCGTGACAACTTCAACATTGACGGAGGATAAAGTTTGCTCTTCTAGTAATGAGTTCTTCACCTATTCCGAGGAGAGAATATCAAGAGTCAGGGACTGGCCAGTGAAGATATTAATTGAACAAGCTCTTGATGACGAAGTAGGCAAAATGGTTGCTCCATTCACACTGAGAAAAGGCGTCTCTGGTTCTATCTTTTTGAATAAAAGAAAGCTGGTTGGGGCAAATCAAAATCTAGACAGACAAGAAATCAAAGAGATGGTGAAACGAGCTCATAAGACGTCAGCTAGGAATCTAGATCTGAACCTTCCTGCAGAAGAGAATGATGTGCTAGACACTGACGATGGAAGCTCTGATAATGATCATGCATCTGACAACTCCAAGGCTTGGTTGcaagattttcttgaaaaaattgaCGCAAGAGTGTTTTTCAagccttttgattttgatgctcTTGCTGAAAGAATATTGAATGAACTTAATGGGTGCTTCCACAAGATTGTAGGTTCGGAATGCTTGCTAGATATTGATCCAAAAGTCACGGAGCAGTTACTCGCAGCTGCGTATTTATCTGATCGGAAGAGAGTGGTTGAGGATTGGGTGGAGCAAGTTCTTGGTTGGGgatttgttgaagttttgagaAGGTACAAACTGAAAGCAAATTCCATTGTGAAACTTGTTGCCTGCAAGGGCTTGTTTGTAGAAGAGCGCATGTCAGGAGATCACCTtccaacaaaaattataatcagCTGATGCCTTCAAAAAGGGCAATTCCTGTGTTTTTTAATGTGTAATTTAGCATTTAGGATCAAGTAGCTCTTGTTTATCCTCTTAATCCCATCAATTCTAGCGGGTTTTGCAGGATAGGTACGTGTAATTGTGTATTAATTATAATCTGCATGTAGTGCTTTGGTGATGTGTCACCTGCTTGTTAAATACATAGTTATATGTCTTCATTGCTTTGATTCCTGCAGCTGATGTACAATATTTTTGATTTCCGACTAGGTTTGTGGTATCCTAGCAGATACTAACCTACATAGGAACTTTTTGTTCAAGGTTCTTGAATGCAACTTCAATTGTGTAAATGTGTTGGCTTGCTGTTTCAAGACAAGGACAGAATATTGGGATAAAAATCTGTTTAatagcagagagagagagagagagagggagggacgagaacaaaaactaaatttcaTCTGTCTTCGAGTCAGAAATTGAGCCAATTTAGGTATCTCCAAAAAAGAGTATAAGAGGGACATGTTCTagagatataaataatatatttttttcaaaactagccAAAAAAGCAATTTTTTCGTTGTGATACACTCGTGAGAGGAGATGAGCGCCGAACACACATTGTCTACGCTAATCTTTCTTGCCCAAGGTGCGTCCCAATCCTGACACACCTAGCAGTGGTTCCAAGCCCGGATCTGCTTCTTTTTTCCTCTATCTATTCCAATTTCTTTTACAcgtgtatatttttaaaatttcccttatattttttttattataaaactttatttatccGCCAGtcaagaaaatttaataaaattaactaactaaAGTAGATTATGAGTTTTTCctaatatatatcaataaaaaaatgaattaaccAAAGTAAATTACAAtgtattagataaaatatttttttataaagttacattgaaaaataataaataaataaataaattatgaaatgaagaatgtttttcaaaatttaaataaaaacttaagtaattatagaattaagaatttatttttagcacaatgtgaattgaaaagaatattattattaagaaattattaaataattaacatgcattattattaaatgaaaaaaaaatctattgttttaaaaaaaattattaacatgcatAACTCCTGAAAGGCCTTCAAGGAACCCCGTCACCGCtgttttatatttgatgatgttgtagaaatttaagtattttagaaataaagttTTCGAATTGGATAatcagttaattaattaactataatgATTTTGTAATAAAGATAGTTATTAACTTATATTTAATACTTAATAGATCAAGATAGATTGTGATTAGTATCTACAAAAGTTTCTCTTTGATGAAAGTAAAGactctttaatatttaaataaatatctttttaaataaaaaaatacaataatatcaaCAAAAGGTTCTCTTtgattatagtattttttttttaacaaaggtGGTTGATAGCttatatttaatgtttaatagATCAAGATGGATTGTGGCTAGTATCTATAAAAGGCCCtctttgatgaaaataaagattatttagtatttaaataaatatctttttagataaaaaaaatacaataatattctagagagagatgctTTCAATATGTATGTGCagtcaagaataaaaattgcgaacttttattttgaaaatttcacAGTGTAATTATAGTCCACGAGTCTTGTCATTTTGTGTAGATGAAAAACTAAAGTGTAATTCCACCTCtgtaatattttgagttgtattccaTTCATTTTATCTAGCTAAAAAAGAATGACATGACTGGTCATGAAGGAATTTAATATACTTAATTGTTTTGGTGGAGTATAAACTTGATAAATTAAGCttattttttgtgaaataattcatttataattttatataaaaatattcttaaggCTTGACACATTGTCTAATCCAATCGTAGCTGGGTTTGGCTAGCGCCGGATCCATAACGTTAGGGCTTGTCACACCGCCAAGCCAATCATGGTCGAGTTTGgatttaactaaatttattatgtCAGATCCAAGTATAATATACTGACGCATACCAGCTCAATAcaccaaaaatttcaaaaacattatatctatatattttttttcttaatcaagtaatttttataaaaatataccaataaaatcttattttatcgACATCCTAAATCGCATGCTAGCACCAACCACTGCTTACACTGCTTACTTGCCTGCAGTTTAGAGCCACTTTTAGAGATTGACATTCAAATACTCACAAGAATACCTGTTAACCGATCCAATAAAAAAGGAACAACAAATTAAACCCATGGGTTTGAAAGTCCAGAGTCCAAGTTCTAATAATACGGCCCAATAGAACAAAACGTCTAGATAGTCCATTTTCACCAAAACCAGCCCgaagtgaaaaaagaaatcctGGCCTGCCAAAACTCACACAAACCCAAAAGACATAAAAACCTCCTCTTTCTCATTCTTCTCAGTCTTCAGTCGCAGCCTCGGTCTCGATGCAAAAGACGACTTCAACAACCTTTACCACCAGTACTCTCCTGTACAGACACTAACCTACCAAATTACCCTATCCATCAACAATAACCAAATTAACATCATTAATTAACTTATGTATGGCTTCCATACTCACAAGCCCTCGCACTGTAGAAGAGATCTTCAAAGATTACAGCGCTCGTCGCTCTGCCCTCGTTCGTGCTCTCACTATCGGTATCCCGATTTCAAATCCCTAAATTTcttaattcattaaattaatcttCTTCGCGTGCATGTGTATATCTTGGGTTTCTTTTTACTTGTGCtgatgttgttgctgttgttgtctTTGTCAGAAGCCGATGAAGTTTACATTCAATGCGATCCAGGTTTGTTTCTCGCTCTCTCTTTTAAGCTCAACGTTGAcctaacaaacaaaacaaaataaattcaataattttttagtttccttttcttttaggattctactgttgtttttattaatcttttcattatttgtgattttttcttggatttttcatTAATGTTTGTTTTAACCAACGGAAATTGACCGTGTACAATggattttagaaaaagaaaatttgtgcTTGTATGGACATCCAACTGAGTCATGGGAGGTGACTCTGCCAGCTGAGGAAGTCCCCCCGGAGCTCCCTGAGCCTGCTTTGGGCATTAATTTTGCCAGGGATGGGATGAGTCGTAAAGATTGGCTTTCTCTTGTGGCTGTCCATAGTGACTGTTGGTTGCTTTCCATGGCATTCTACTTTGGTGCACGACTTAATCGCAACGACAGGCACGTTGTTCattctaattttgtttgttgattcCTGCTTACATTTGTTCACAAATAGGTGGTGGAGTCTTAGGTTCTTAATTCTCCGTATTTCAGAGGTTCCATTTGTACTTGCACTGATTTTCATGTGATGCCAATTGCTTTATTTGTTAACTTAACTTGGTATTCTGATTCATGAATTCTGTTTTGTATAATTTATGTGAAAAAGTCAACTATTCATAGTGGCCAAGAATTTTTTGGGCTAGggtataaaagaaacaaaattctgggaagctaatattttttaagacatGAAATAGTGTGAAGAAATATTGTGTTACACTCCATGAACACTTAAATGGTGCTTGTGAGAGTTTTAAGAAAACTCAGTCAAAGGAAATGTTCTGTTATGCAACATGATTGGTGCTTTTGAGAGGATGGCAAGAAATTTTCATTTGCTGAAagttatatttctaaataaataaaatgcgCAATCATTCTGGACTTCACAGACATCTCAGCTAGCTCAGTAGCATTGCTGTGTAATGTTGCTTTTTATCAGAATTCAACAACTTTTCACAGTTAGGTGAAAAGACAACATTTTGAACCTGTTAATGCATTTTGAGCACATAGAGTAGTTTGAATGATAGCTTTCTTAAGTTCATGAACATTGTTAtcatatttaaaatagaaattgcaGTTTTAGACATAGCAGGAAAAAGTAATATTCATGTGGTTAACTAAAATCACCTTATCTAAAAGGCATGCTTCCCGTGTTTATGTTGTTAAGAGGAATGTAATAGATGAAAAGGGGACTTGATAGGATAAAGTTAACGTGTTTGTAAATGTAAAGAGACAAATATTTCTCATTTTCCCCTCATTAATCTTCAACAAACAAGATTGCTATTGAATTGGTCTGtgctgtttttcttttgtttgtgagCTTGTTCACGTACCCCAAGACTTTTTTGCTCATTTGCTGCAACATCACATTGAGGTATCTTCTCAAGTTGTCtgcattttttcattttgaatagGCATATGGTTGGGGATTTTTCTATGTTGATGTAGAAGAAAAAAGACATTTGGGTAGTTAGGGTAACAAGACATTGTGCTTATTGAAATAAAACTGGCCCCTACAGCGACGTAATAAAAACTAACTAAATGAAGCAAAATgatatttgaattatttgaatCTTGAGAATCAACTCCTTTGACTAAAGACAGTCCTGTTGTTCAACTACTTAATTTGTTGTCTTGTCTTCACTGAAGGTTTGTCGCATTGTGAAACCTCCTGTAGTTATATGTGTTGTGGTAGAATAGTTGCTTTGTGGAATATTGATGTGAAGTGAATTTGAGGAAGGATGTAGGTCCTGTATCAACTTTCCCAGTATATTCATCCCTTACATTATGATACTTGATCTCCGGTAGATATTGCTTTCTCTCACCACTCTGTTTGTTGTTTTAGTTGCATTGGTCAATTAAGAATGGTAGAATGGTGATGTGGCACACCATGCCACTAACTTGTAGTTTTGAGAAAAGTATCTTCTAAGAAATATGTTTTGCTTTGTGCACAAGTTATAAAAGTGACGATGTCCTACACTCCATGGAAGACTGCTGAAGTATCGTCCATCATCAGTCACACTTGCGTACTTCGTGACGCAATGTATAACATAGATAGAAACCAAGTTTCTCAACAAGTAAACCTCCAAGGTTATAGCCCTATACTATAGAGAAATTAATAGAGAAAAACTCTAATATATTCTGAAaagtttttaattcaattatctataaaaaaaaatatcacaccAATTGTTTATATAGAGGTAAAAACTGGTCTAACCAAAAGAATCTAAAGCAAGTtggaaaaacaataagaatctgaaattaactaggaaaataattaaaacaacaaaaacaataacttcATCGCCTAATTTGAGGGCCATCCCGACCTCGGCTAGCTGACCCCTATAGAACCGTGCTCTTGAATCTCTTGATCAAATTTGAGCTTGGTACAATGATCATATCTaaagttatggttgtttttgtcAGATATTGTGTTTGATGTGTTCTTCGTAGGCTCTGACTTATTTATCTGGTCTATAAACTCATCCGCAACATGTTCCACATCATTCGGTATGGAATTAATCTTAATTGCTTGAGAGGGAATTTTGACCTTTTGAGTTTGCAGCttcttgttttcatattttggtATCAAAGTTAGCAGTTTTGCCATTATGGAGAAGCACTCTAGCAGTGCTTGTAAGCACTTAGGTGtaatatttccttctttttatccttgatctttttttaatgaaacaccAGAGAGAATGAGCTGGGCTTCTAATGTCTTCAACAGCATTGCTTGTTAGTTTGTTAATTAAGTGTatcttctttttaatatttgtgcTTGGGAATGGTCAGAAGTTTGTTGGATTGTGCCTGACTGTACTATGGCCCAAATGAATTAGAATGCTACTCTGGTCTTTGGGACCTGCCTGGGATTTAGATATGAATATGATCGCAGGCATACATGGCACAAACTGAACAACAGATTTAAATCAGGTTGCACCTGTCTTATCTTTTCCATGTTCAAGTTTACCTCTCTGTTAGAATGGCGATATCTTGGGTTCTTGACCTGCATAGGATGTAAATACCATCATAGAAATATTTGCAATAAAGTGAACTTAAAACTGGACAATTTGGATCTCCTTGGGAGTGCACATGTATCCGCAATGCAATTGTTTTATGATCCCCCAGACATTGATGATAACCCAGATCTTGGGTTCTGCTTGCTGGAATTTCCATCCACTACTAGAATAGCATATGGCTAGTAGTTTTGAATAATCTTATTAGCCGGATACTGTATAATGAGGACCTTGTGATAGAGCTGTTAGATGTTTTCTACATGGACTTGTGTTAACTATTATTGATTGATAATCTTGCGTTCCTGTTCTCTTCATGCACCTGTCTCAATTTGTTTTGCACAAGTTGTCCAACACTAAATACTTTATGTTTCTGATATGATTTCCTTTTCCTTGTTGTGTGCTTATGTATTGAACCTTTGATTTCAATGTTGACATTTCACAGTAGCATAATTTAGTGGTTATGTGCTTTTCCCCCCTCAGGAAGCGATTGTTTAGCATGATAAATGATCTGCCCACCCTCTTTGAAATTGTAACTGGGAGGAAACCAGTAGAAGACAAACCTAGTGCGGAAAGTGGCAGCAAATCCAGGAATAACACAAAGGTGAAAATGTCTctaattatcaaatttaaactcataaatgcatttgttttgtttgactAGTTTTGGATCTTTAACCTACCTATTATATTGCAGAGATCAATAGATGGACAGGCGAGAAGTAATTCCAAGTTAAGTTATGTGGAGGATGAAGACGAGCATGGAGACACCATTTGTGGGAGCTGTGCAGGGAACTACAATGCCGATGAGTTTTGGATTGGTTGTGACATCTGTGAACGATGGTACCATGGAAAATGTGTGAAGATAACACCAGCAAAAGCAGAAAGTATCAAGCAGTACAAATGCCCTTCTTGCAGCACAAAGAAGTCTAGGCACTAACAGACAGCAAAGCTTTTGAGGGATCGACCTCATTATTGCTCACTGATGTTGTTCCAATGCAcgatagttttttcttttattgcttaAAAAAACGGTGTTAAGGTTCCATCTGGGGATCACAGTGCTTATCTAAGTGAATGTTGTTATAACTTTGGGGTCTTCACACCGAGAAATTCTTGTCTTAGATTTTGGTTAACGATAGTTTATGGAGGGTGATTAATATTAATGGTGCGAATATCGAATTGCAGGAGGCTATCCCCGAAGGATATCCCAAGGACAGCCACGGTTCGATACAGTTGTAGATCCTAGCTATGCTGTGAGTCACGTCTGCAAGTGAATTGTGGAGCCCATTGCGTGTGATTTGCATGTATAACTAGGATTTGGGACTGCATGCAATCGTGGCTATGTTTGGCACGGTCCATTAATGAACTTCGGCTGATGGATCTCGGAGTATAAAGGTTCAAACCTGGAGATATCATCTCATTCTCTGTGGGTGGTAGAGCATTTTTTTCGTGACGAGTCAGCTGCTTCTAACACGAGTCAGTCGAGTTGGATATTTGTATTTTGGGTGCGTAAGTTAAGCCCGTCTGTGCAAAATGGTCCTCTCTAATCCTGTATGCCATGCGCCGCCCTCGAGTTCTCTTGACAGTAGCTGATTAATTAATGCCTTTTTCTTTCTGATGAACGAGTTAATTTCATTATCGATggaaagaggaaagaaagaaagaagaggacaaCGGAGTTAATCCCTGTTGAAATGAAGGATTCAAACAGACCACAGTTAATAAAAGGCAGTCTGATACCGTCTCTTTTTATTAAGGGGAACAGAAAAATATGTCAACCTCAATCATTAAGCAAATCTCAAACAGCAAACATAATAGGTTGTCTAACATCAACTTTACAAAAAGGGGAACCATAAAATCTATTTCTATTTTCGAACACAAACACAGTAGATTGAGCTATGCAGTTCGGAGAAGATCAATGATTAATATACAGTCTAGCATTACTTCCATCCATGAAAAAATGATGCATGCACACCAAGAGATTCATCAGGATTCCAGTTTCCAAAATCTAAGTTTTCTTCTGTAAGCTCTGTTTATACCAGGCAAATTCTTGATCCCAACTTACTTGTTGATGTTACATTTCAAGTTCgtatttctttgaaaaaatggCTAATCAAAGAACAAGTGATCTCTGCTTTTGTTTGCTTGCTCGCAGAGAAGGCCTCCTATGTTGCAAGTCAAGCAGATTCATGGAGCATCTATGATGTGGCGCCTTCCTCCATAACTTGGACTTCCGTCAAACAAAAATCTGCTGTTTCAGCTAGGCATGTtgctatttattaattattaaagcagtgtttttcaacaaataaaccAGGTAGAAGTAATAtgctgaattaaaaaaaaaatgaagatgatgGCCTTATAAGTTATAAATATACTGCAGATGATTGATCTCGTCAAATGATGATCCGTTATAAAGTCCAATTCTCAAAGACTCGGTTGGAACTGCATCTCTTTTCCTCTTCAGTTTTGTTTGAAGGTGTGTTTTGGTGGGATGGAACTGGAACAGATAAATGAGCCAGCAATTTgaggtttttgaaatttattctttaacGGAAACCCCTCATGTCACGAAGCTTTTCTCCTCATTCCTCCAATATTATGTTTCTACGCTGGGGGAGGAAGTGGAGAGAAAAGGGGAGCCTTGTTTTAGCCCCTAACGTTTTACCTGACTGTCAATCTCATCCGAAAGTAACTGCTTTTATCAACATTTCTCAATTGGGTTCTTTCTTTCTACACGGTTTCGTAACGAAAAACGTCAAATTATCTTGAAAAGGggtatttaatgaaaaacattaatgGACATGGAAATGTTTGATGTTTTAGGGACACAACAGAGAAAACATTTAGCTTGGAGATCCAATTTAGAGCTGGTGAACGGGCTGGGGACTCATCGAGGATTCTCTAAAGATAAGGAAAgctggaaaaatatttttaaaactttgtaAAATGTCCTAGagcaaacaagaaaataaaagttgaaggaGATTGaaggggtgtt is a window encoding:
- the LOC7494499 gene encoding PHD finger protein ALFIN-LIKE 2, yielding MASILTSPRTVEEIFKDYSARRSALVRALTIEADEVYIQCDPEKENLCLYGHPTESWEVTLPAEEVPPELPEPALGINFARDGMSRKDWLSLVAVHSDCWLLSMAFYFGARLNRNDRHRLFSMINDLPTLFEIVTGRKPVEDKPSAESGSKSRNNTKRSIDGQARSNSKLSYVEDEDEHGDTICGSCAGNYNADEFWIGCDICERWYHGKCVKITPAKAESIKQYKCPSCSTKKSRH